A genome region from Brassica oleracea var. oleracea cultivar TO1000 chromosome C2, BOL, whole genome shotgun sequence includes the following:
- the LOC106327701 gene encoding uncharacterized protein LOC106327701, giving the protein MVLIDSNVVKIKASVKKDLVNQFDAFLSQGSSKILINFSLNPSWGSYRTTIHPYKIGFLSTTRVRCCDALPDELTGFEPVNYRDILDGSLNTDYLVDVIGQIVEVTPIEVVLANGKDTKKITVELLKKKDERLPLVI; this is encoded by the exons ATGGTTCTAATTGATTCCAAT GTTGTTAAGATTAAAGCGTCCGTAAAAAAAGATCTGGTGAATCAGTTTGATGCATTTCTGTCACAAGGCAGTTCCAAGATTCTCATCAACTTTTCACTCAACCCCTCCTGGGGTTCATACCGAACAACCATACATCCATACAAGATTGGATTCCTCTCGACAACACGTGTGAGGTGTTGTGATGCTTTGCCCGATGAGCTAACAGGTTTTGAACCAGTCAACTACAGGGACATTCTTGATGGTTCACTCAATACTGACTATTTGGTTG ATGTAATAGGTCAGATTGTCGAGGTGACTCCAATTGAAGTTGTATTAGCTAATGGAAAAGACACAAAGAAAATCACAGTGGAACTTCTTAAGAAAAA GGATGAACGTCTCCCGCTGGTGATATGA
- the LOC106327394 gene encoding alkane hydroxylase MAH1-like has product MKFLLLLLMYTQPQLSLMASIGLSEVLFCFCFLILYYFLIKKPLGFKKAFHSNPRNWPVLGMLPGALVILHRLYDCSVEVLENANLTFQFIGPWLSGMDILITVDPENINYILSSNFSNYIKGPEYQEVFEAYGDGIVNSLNPNNSDLELWRNLRKASQVIFGDQGFQNFTTSTTRSKLKDGLVPLFNHFAKEEMVVDLQDVFQRFMFDTTFISLTGFDMKSLSLEMPEVGFANALDDVGDAIMYRHITPRFLWKLQKWIGVGREKKMTEVNATFDRVCATYVSAKRDEIKKKGKSGEDLLTLFMKLDTTKFELLNPSDDKFLKDFTVGFMAAGRDSTASGLTWFFWNMSENPKVLTRILQEIKTNLPTTTGSNQDTSYLNKLVYLHCALSESLRLFPPIPFERKSPIKPDVLPSGHKVKSATNIMFFIYAMGRMKTVWGEDAMEFKPERWISDTGGFKHQPSYKFLSFNAGPRTCLGKNLAINLMKAVIVEILQNYEIKVINGKKIEPKPGLVLYMKHGLKVTITKKCSSLE; this is encoded by the exons ATGAAGTTTCTTCTTCTCCTCCTTATGTACACCCAACCACAACTTTCTCTAATGGCTTCAATCGGTTTATCTGAAGTATTATTTTGCTTCTGCTTTCTCATTTTATATTACTTCCTCATCAAGAAACCCTTAGGTTTCAAAAAAGCTTTTCATAGCAACCCTAGAAACTGGCCCGTTCTCGGTATGCTTCCTGGTGCGCTTGTGATTCTCCATCGACTATATGACTGTAGCGTTGAGGTTCTCGAGAACGCCAACTTGACGTTTCAGTTCATAGGTCCATGGTTGTCTGGAATGGACATATTGATCACGGTTGATCCAGAAAATATCAATTACATACTGAGCTCAAACTTCTCAAATTACATCAAAGGTCCTGAGTACCAAGAAGTTTTTGAAGCTTATGGAGATGGGATCGTCAACTC GTTAAATCCTAACAACTCGGACCTGGAGCTATGGAGGAATTTGAGGAAGGCTTCTCAGGTCATATTCGGCGATCAAGGGTTCCAAAACTTCACAACAAGTACCACCAGGAGTAAACTCAAAGACGGTCTTGTGCCTCTTTTCAATCATTTTGCAAAGGAAGAAATGGTTGTGGACTTGCAAGATGTGTTCCAGAGGTTCATGTTCGATACAACGTTTATTTCTTTAACCGGGTTCGATATGAAAAGTCTCTCCCTCGAAATGCCGGAGGTTGGGTTTGCTAATGCTCTTGATGATGTTGGAGATGCGATAATGTATAGGCATATTACGCCGAGATTCTTATGGAAGCTACAAAAATGGATTGGAGTCGGAAGAGAGAAGAAGATGACGGAAGTTAATGCCACTTTTGATCGTGTTTGTGCAACATACGTATCAGCGAAGAGAGATGAGATAAAAAAAAAAGGAAAAAGTGGTGAAGATCTTTTGACATTATTCATGAAGCTTGATACAACCAAGTTCGAGCTCCTGAACCCGAGTGATGATAAGTTCCTCAAAGATTTCACGGTGGGTTTCATGGCGGCAGGGAGAGATTCCACTGCTTCTGGACTCACTTGGTTCTTTTGGAATATGTCTGAAAACCCTAAAGTCTTAACAAGGATTCTTCAAGAGATAAAAACAAATCTACCAACAACAACCGGAAGTAACCAAGACACATCGTACTTGAACAAGCTGGTTTATTTACATTGTGCATTGAGTGAATCATTGAGGCTCTTCCCACCAATTCCGTTCGAACGCAAGTCTCCAATCAAACCGGATGTGCTTCCAAGTGGGCATAAAGTCAAATCAGCTACCAATATTATGTTCTTTATCTATGCGATGGGGAGAATGAAAACCGTATGGGGAGAAGACGCGATGGAGTTCAAGCCAGAGAGGTGGATTTCAGATACAGGAGGGTTCAAACATCAGCCTTCGTACAAGTTCCTATCGTTCAATGCCGGTCCAAGAACATGTTTGGGTAAGAATTTAGCTATAAATCTGATGAAGGCAGTGATCGTGGAAATATTACAGAACTATGAGATTAAGGTCATCAATGGAAAAAAGATTGAGCCAAAACCTGGTCTTGTTCTTTACATGAAGCATGGGCTTAAAGTCACAATTACTAAGAAATGTTCGAGTCTGGAGTGA